In Aspergillus nidulans FGSC A4 chromosome IV, a single window of DNA contains:
- a CDS encoding putative TFIIIC transcription initiation factor complex subunits Tfc3 (transcript_id=CADANIAT00000091) has product MAPSLRDLIDFLLAEIALCGTQDGSGHAPVVDRRFQEKVWQWLTKNPEVSVGKGREGNGLSLEQAERRQHAINNAEEKPLNVFVSLERTWLAITGHEPDDTKVLPMEFALLSIIASRKSSGISQPDLIKLSGQDKRSVPKRTDVLQQKGYIEKRAIQLKGARTSLCTLRKFVSQDAGKSAAGTSEDGPNAVKMIDFNSFTDTLFGILREHKIISRNDLKRVLGFNDHWHWKVLSRALRKFERIGVVKRVKAMSQYAKTMKKYHPCVMLVREPTAKDIELFHDFSIHMYSDIKQNDEAEFEDDAEGEEATGEAPAVGDIRAMEGEQGVEASGRVLPLWSPDRVIHNQLFEVVDRAGTMGSTNSLSQPPHLRHLALVRDTALQRTITHYIHYSARNFGKLVEAGESSWEAVEFIPRNNRSNTVSIPPVHAEPQLDAYGLPQDVPASDLVKNGDCSLSDCMWVVKPKDYNISSSDPKAVELDDGTYAIQYGIKGHSVQSPAGRLATPDTTSLLEVERERASSVDANLASTPVPKRPRKIKRESQNFAGMSELEKLKAMGLDESWTEYSVLLIDRQGPGVYITPRGRRKPAGKERGRPPTSRVAVFKSTKLLDLPWFRTDNESLDITRAASQSPEPFTIDPRLSATAVRGAPPRSAEETNVVHGTKRSHQHDSGSESGTLSPKARKLRRTGRISNGFRSSQELVAEDIFADGQASEAHAHEAQTPSRIQGKRKRTLSPESGHQDVIHVRKRGGQSAKLSHDMPTTDGDGPKGPRRKLTTRQASKASKSLLYPQENGEFAANSIKSSPKSSRPVQYSQSARSENTLFVSQSAIETPTGQNGTLESPQLQDGAPLATVSGTVAKAPIIASSPVPSRLQSATPAAFQTETSASNATPTPETSSRRATRSKLVDKGGSVAFLRRRIVMDLVEKAGGAFPMGSELWYPFVTAWMKTKYKEKPDMRTLRNAVKHLVDAGKLRQQTFCGKDSKGVMVTKTIICKAELAPDDPVIKEMQEKILASGARHYFPPGVDVDPNLTKQGTGSKLVRGGEIPVEPGLTVQLHNKPALVQALEKRKGATIQRRLNRRLEIEQMRESMQEVRPSGVIRLLSRPRPDWYIPSSGPGMAPLFTDDPSFGALRKHGGRRHRPSSIQTVDNRQLKRINFSLSLLAPYAMLMSPAQSFNPLNGTFSTDAGLATFSLARAPQSRAKQVLMARATLMLMNPYQTFSPNNGTFSTNAGLAALFMSRSIQRSSHNRSTRKQEAHLPHSLDDQLMQAGRRNIRIPGETDSRSRDFIRDTNAILRWELQNERLLQERSKDVRYINHGIRDSFESAPIEGGIRFHPEEMGFIYEEPAVGTRRQTGSSPAFTLEEHSVFPPPPPRDAMRMRHYNPPPPPRPRRLEKLNEMLASGNESTSPSASRTQLRRNRLPLPFSRSSYQKLMTAIVAVRALAGGSNGNIVDWPLVSCCFPEQDSKVIQDKGKIFLAKNRLQIAKMQYDFQERFVDAYANNEVPQIDYNNLEGYDWNAVIEWANANLDVPKSDRTPDLPATREQFDNIFELREEPLGSLDELYQTTTAVTLNRKKQLISNIAFAAPLPYEVGRYCSRRRLELSRFEAVKTCVRANVFTPAEVYRAADARDTLSRIDNSLLNNALQSLITERVISQANKGRVVPGRNYDITDYFIQTLSKKRPIEATDVRRASKFKTETLDPALTQQGVFSVAFNAEDGDILALINLFSEGRIKLAPRDPPRDKFGLTEGGYLTRMMNKDKLRFPVDVYPVAGRYVTSNPVSEKASTIPPPCPPRIPIITSTDDTGTGAGTVSAPEKYPLWLDIHGGFIQVLWDLAVGAIVGTVAVRPGISAKRLASAIKPTMGDWEVLMVLEWLTDVGVVRKSSGCAGPGADADEDTDEACWFVREWWGGWS; this is encoded by the exons ATGGCTCCTAGCCTACGAGACTTGATTGATTTCTTGCTTGCAGAGATTGCGCTCTGCGGCACTCAAG ATGGCTCTGGCCACGCACCAGTTGTTGACAGGCGATTCCAGGAGAAAGTCTGGCAGTGGCTCACCAAGAATCCTGAAGTTTCAGTAGGAAAGGGCCGGGAGGGGAATGGGCTGAGCCTTGAACAGGCCGAAAGGCGTCAACACGCGATTAACAATGCGGAGGAGAAACCGCTGAATGTGTTTGTCTCCTTGGAGCGAACATGGCTCGCCATCACCGGCCATGAACCCGATGACACCAAAGTTCTTCCCATGGAGTTCGCGCTTCTCTCTATCATTGCCTCTCGGAAGTCTAGTGGGATATCCCAGCCAGACTTGATAAAACTCAGCGGCCAGGACAAAAGATCAGTACCGAAACGGACGGATGTTCTGCAACAAAAGGGGTATATCGAAAAGAGAGCCATCCAACTGAAGGGTGCTCGTACCAGCCTCTGCACACTGCGCAAGTTCGTATCGCAAGATGCCGGAAAATCAGCCGCCGGCACTTCTGAAGATGGACCAAATGCCGTCAAGATGATTGATTTCAATTCGTTCACCGACACGCTTTTCGGAATCTTGCGAGAGCATAAAATCATCTCGCGCAACGATCTGAAGAGAGTGCTGGGCTTCAACGATCACTGGCATTGGAAGGTTCTCTCTCGTGCACTGCGCAAGTTCGAGCGCATAGGCGTAGTCAAACGGGTCAAAGCCATGTCGCAGTATGCTAAGACCATGAAGAAGTACCACCCTTGTGTAATGCTTGTGCGAGAACCCACGGCGAAGGACATTGAATTGTTCCACGATTTCAGCATTCATATGTATTCAGACATCAAACAGAATGACGAAGCCGAATTTGAGGATGAcgcagagggagaagaggcaACCGGAGAAGCGCCCGCCGTAGGAGATATCCGAGCGATGGAAGGAGAACAAGGCGTGGAGGCTTCTGGGCGTGTTCTTCCCCTCTGGAGCCCTGACCGAGTCATCCATAACCAATTATTTGAAGTTGTTGACCGAGCAGGGACTATGGGGTCTACCAACTCT CTGTCGCAACCTCCACACTTACGCCACCTCGCTCTCGTGCGTGACACGGCTCTGCAACGCACCATTACGCATTACATCCACTACTCTGCGAGGAACTTTGGCAAATTggttgaagctggagagtcCTCATGGGAAGCCGTTGAGTTCATCCCAAGGAATAACAGATCGAACACCGTTTCCATTCCGCCCGTACACGCCGAACCACAGCTTGATGCTTACGGGCTCCCCCAGGACGTCCCAGCTAGCGACTTGGTGAAGAATGGCGATTGCTCTCTCTCCGACTGCATGTGGGTTGTTAAACCAAAGGATTACAACATCTCGAGTAGCGACCCCAAGGCTGTAGAATTAGATGATGGCACATACG CTATCCAGTATGGAATCAAAGGACATTCTGTGCAGTCACCAGCTGGAAGACTGGCTACTCCAGATACAACTTCGCTGCTGGAAGTTGAAAGAGAACGGGCGTCCAGTGTAGACGCAAACTTAGCCAGTACGCCAGTACCAAAGCGTCCCCGAAAGATTAAACGTGAATCCCAAAACTTTGCTGGAATGTCTGAGTTGGAGAAACTCAAAGCTATGGGCCTCGATGAATCGTGGACCGAATATAGTGTTCTGCTTATAGACCGCCAAGGTCCTGGAGTTTATATTACTCCACGGGGCCGACGGAAGCCAGCTGGCAAGGAACGAGGGCGTCCACCCACTAGTCGAGTTGCGGTATTCAAGTCTACCAAGTTGCTAGACCTCCCATGGTTTCGAACAGACAATGAAAGCCTGGATATCACCCGGGCTGCATCTCAGTCGCCTGAACCTTTCACCATTGATCCGCGCTTGTCAGCAACTGCTGTTCGGGGTGCTCCACCAAGGAGCGCGGAGGAAACAAATGTTGTGCATGGAACAAAAAGATCCCATCAACATGACTCTGGCTCGGAGTCAGGTACCTTGTCTCCAAAGGCTCGAAAGCTCCGTCGTACTGGTCGCATTAGCAACGGTTTCAGGAGTTCTCAGGAGCTAGTTGCCGAGGACATTTTTGCTGATGGGCAAGCATCGGAAGCACACGCGCACGAAGCTCAGACGCCGTCTCGCATTcaaggaaagaggaagagaaccCTGTCCCCTGAAAGTGGACATCAAGATGTTATCCATGTTCGTAAACGGGGCGGACAATCTGCTAAGCTTTCACATGACATGCCAACAACTGATGGAGATGGTCCAAAAGGCCCTCGTCGAAAGCTTACTACTCgacaagccagcaaagcaTCAAAATCTCTGCTATATCCACAAGAAAATGGTGAATTTGCTGCGAACTCGATAAAATCATCACCCAAGTCCTCCAGACCTGTGCAATATTCACAGTCAGCACGCAGCGAAAATACGTTGTTTGTTTCTCAATCAGCCATTGAAACCCCAACAGGTCAAAATGGGACGCTGGAATCGCCGCAGTTGCAAGATGGTGCCCCCCTTGCGACGGTTTCTGGCACCGTAGCCAAAGCCCCCATCATTGCATCTTCTCCTGTACCGTCAAGACTGCAGTCAGCAACGCCTGCTGCTTTTCAGACTGAGACTTCCGCATCCAATGCAACACCAACTCCTGAAACATCATCAAGGAGAGCTACACGATCAAAGCTTGTAGATAAAGGAGGCTCGGTTGCGTTTTTGCGAAGAAGAATTGTCATGGACCTTGTGGAGAAGGCAGGAGGTGCTTTTCCAATGGGTTCTGAGCTTTGGTATCCTTTTGTGACAGCCTGGATGAAAACCAAGTACAAAGAGAAGCCCGATATGCGCACGCTCAGAAATGCGGTAAAGCACTTGGTAGATGCTGGGAAACTTCGGCAACAGACCTTTTGTGGTAAAGACAGCAAAGGAGTCATGGTTACGAAGACCATCATTTGTAAGGCGGAATTAGCACCAGATGACCCGGTCATAAAAGAGATGCAGGAGAAGATATTAGCATCAGGTGCCCGACATTATTTCCCGCCTGGCGTTGACGTTGACCCGAACCTCACCAAACAAGGGACTGGATCTAAGCTTGTTAGGGGGGGTGAAATCCCCGTCGAACCCGGCCTCACTGTGCAGCTGCATAACAAACCGGCGCTTGTCCAGGccttggagaagagaaagggggCTACTATCCAACGAAGACTGAATCGGCGTCTGGAAATCGAGCAAATGCGGGAGAGCATGCAAGAAGTACGCCCGTCAGGTGTCATCAGACTTTTGTCACGGCCACGTCCTGATTGGTATATACCTTCTTCAGGACCTGGGATGGCTCCCTTGTTTACGGATGACCCCAGCTTTGGGGCTCTCCGTAAACACGGCGGAAGGAGACATCGTCCTTCCAGCATCCAGACTGTTGATAATCGCCAGCTGAAACGCATCAATTTCTCTTTGTCTTTGTTGGCACCGTACGCGATGTTGATGAGTCCGGCTCAATCCTTTAACCCGCTGAATGGGACTTTTTCGACAGATGCAGGCCTGGCGACTTTCAGTTTGGCTAGAGCCCCTCAAAGCCGCGCGAAGCAAGTATTAATGGCACGCGCAACGTTGATGCTAATGAACCCATATCAAACATTTAGTCCAAACAACGGGACATTCTCTACCAATGCAGGCCTAGCAGCTCTCTTTATGTCAAGGTCTATTCAAAGATCAAGCCACAACCGTTCGACGCGCAAGCAAGAGGCTCATCTGCCCCATTCACTCGACGATCAACTCATGCAAGCTGGGAGACGTAATATACGTATCCCGGGAGAGACTGACTCGAGATCAAGGGACTTCATCCGAGACACCAACGCGATTCTTCGGTGGGAGCTTCAAAATGAAAGACTCCTGCAGGAGAGAAGCAAGGATGTACGTTACATCAATCATGGAATTAGAGATTCTTTCGAAAGTGCTCCAATCGAGGGTGGTATCCGATTTCATCCTGAGGAAATGGGTTTCATCTATGAGGAACCGGCTGTCGGCACACGGCGTCAGACAGGTTCTTCACCAGCATTCACCTTGGAAGAGCATTCTGTATTtccgccacctccacctcgcGACGCAATGCGCATGCGCCATTATAATCCTCCCCCGCCTCCTCGACCACGTCGCCTGGAAAAATTGAACGAGATGTTGGCAAGTGGAAACGAATCTACATCCCCGTCGGCTAGTCGAACACAGCTCCGCCGTAATCGGCTTCCGCTGCCTTTCTCACGTTCGTCTTACCAGAAACTGATGACGGCAATTGTCGCCGTACGTGCATTAGCTGGAGGCTCCAACGGCAACATTGTCGACTGGCCCTTAGTATCGTGTTGCTTTCCGGAGCAAGATTCGAAGGTGATACAAGATAAAGGCAAGATTTTCTTGGCTAAAAACCGACTGCAAATCGCGAAGATGCAGTATGACTTTCAAGAACGATTCGTCGACGCGTACGCGAACAATGAAGTCCCGCAAATTGACTACAACAATCTTGAAGGGTACGACTGGAACGCAGTTATTGAGTGGGCCAACGCGAATCTAGATGTCCCGAAGTCAGACCGGACTCCGGATCTTCCTGCCACAAGGGAGCAATTCGACAATATATTCGAGCTCCGCGAGGAACCACTAGGTTCATTGGATGAACTATACCAAACGACAACGGCAGTCACCCTTAATCGCAAGAAACAGTTGATATCGAACATAGCGTTTGCCGCTCCGCTGCCGTACGAGGTAGGCCGCTACTGTTCGCGACGGCGCCTAGAGCTTTCTCGCTTCGAGGCAGTGAAGACATGCGTTCGAGCAAACGTCTTCACTCCGGCCGAAGTTTACCGTGCTGCAGACGCCCGGGATACCCTATCCCGCATCGACAATAGCCTGCTAAACAACGCACTTCAATCTCTCATAACAGAGCGGGTTATTTCACAGGCGAACAAGGGCCGCGTTGTCCCGGGCCGTAACTACGACATCACAGACTACTTTATCCAGACTCTCAGCAAGAAACGGCCCATTGAAGCAACTGACGTCCGACGCGCGTCTAAATTCAAGACCGAGACTCTCGACCCGGCACTGACCCAACAAGGCGTCTTTAGTGTCGCCTTTAAcgccgaagacggcgacATCCTAGCCCTAATCAACCTTTTCTCTGAAGGCCGGATCAAGTTGGCCCCGCGCGATCCCCCTCGGGACAAATTTGGCCTTACAGAAGGTGGGTACCTCACGCGCATGATGAACAAAGATAAACTCCGCTTCCCGGTCGATGTCTACCCGGTTGCTGGGAGATATGTCACGAGTAACCCGGTCTCCGAGAAGGCGTCCACTATCCCACCGCCCTGTCCGCCGCGTATTCCTATTATTACCTCTACCGACGATACGGGGACAGGAGCGGGAACAGTCTCTGCCCCCGAGAAATACCCTCTGTGGCTTGATATCCATGGAGGTTTTATCCAGGTCCTTTGGGATCTTGCCGTCGGCGCCATCGTTGGCACTGTTGCCGTGAGACCGGGTATATCCGCGAAACGGTTGGCCAGCGCGATTAAGCCGACAATGGGTGATTGGGAGGTGCTCATGGTGCTCGAATGGCTGACTGATGTAGGAGTTGTGCGGAAGAGCAGCGGCTGTGCTGGTCctggtgctgatgctgatgaggacACTGACGAAGCATGTTGGTTTGTTAGGGAGTGGTGGGGTGGATGGTCTTAA